A segment of the Thermoplasmata archaeon genome:
TGGTTGTGATGGAGTGCCGACCGCTGAGTAAAACGATATCATTCACGATCGTGAGCAAGAAGGGGGTATGAGGGATGAGGGCCGTACCGGCTAAAGTGACCCGCGGGCTGCCAAAAGGAGCGCGCCTCGACTGCGCCGACAACACCGGAGCCAAGGTGGTCGAGGTGATTGACGTCCCGGGTTACCACGGCGTTCGCAGGAGATCGCCGGCGGCTGGAGTGGGGGACATGCTCGTCGTCGCTGTCAAAAAGGGCACGCCTGAGATGAGAAAGCAGGTTCTGAGGGCGGTCGTTATTAGGCAGAAGAGGCCCTACCGCAGACCCGACGGGACGATGATAGCCTTCGAGGACAACGCGGCCATCATCGTCACCGAGAACGGCGAGGTTAAGGGGTCTGATATAAAAGGCCCCGTGGCGCGCGAGGCTGCAGAGAGATGGGCGATGATAGCGGCGAAGGCCGCAATGATAGTGTGAGGTGGGTTCATGAAGACGACAAGCATTCAGCCGAGGAAGCAACACCTGGCGGCGGTCAGGAGAAATCATATCAACAGGCTCAGAGCGATGTCAGCCCACCTAAGCGATGAGCTCCTGAAGGAGTACAGCCTCAGGTCCATCACGGTCAGGAAGGGCGACACCGTGAAAGTAGTCAGGGGGAGCTACAAGGACCACGTCGGGAAGGTTGTCAAAGTGTTCCCCCAGAGGGGCTTCATCACGATCGAGGGCGCCACAAGAACCAAGATAGACAACAAAACAGTCCCCCTCATGTTCCGACCGTCCAAGGTTGTTATCACGAAGCTGGACCTCTCAGACCCCTGGAGGCGGGAGAAGCTCCAGAGGTTCAAGGTGGCGGAGGGAATTTTAGGGAGGGAGACTGGTGAGGTGGAGAAGAAGAAGGTGAAAGAAGAGAGGGAGAGGGGGGCGGAGAAAGAGGAGGTCGGGGAAGCTAATAAAAGAAAAATGGGGAAAGAAAAGGAGAAGGTGGAGGAGAAAGAGAAAAAGGATGAGGGAGGGAAGAAAGGGTCCAAGGGAGAAATGGAGGGTGGAGGAGAGGTCAAAGAGAGGGGCGTGAAAGGCGGGGTGGAGAAGGGGACGGAGGAGGCGGAGAGGGAGGGAGATGGAGGAGAGTCGGAGATTGAAAAAGTGGAGGGGAATAAGAGGGAGGTGGCCTGATGGGCAAGCATCTGAAGAGGCTAGCCGCGCCCGTGACGTGGAAGGTGCCGCGCAAGACCGCGCACTGGATAACCAAGCCCTCTCCGGGGCCCCACCCATTGAGCGAGTCACTGCCGCTAACCCTCATATTGAGGGACATCCTCCATCACTGCGACACTGGCCAGGAGGCGAAGCAGATCATAGGTGGCCGGAACATAATGGTGGACGGGAGGGTCGTCACGGACCCGAAGTTCCCCGTGGGCCTCATGGACGTCATCTCAATTCCTAAGACCGGGGAGCATTTCCGTGTCTTGAAGGACAGGAGGGGCAGGCTCGTCCTCACCAGGATTGATCCGGAGGAGTCGCGTTGGAAGCTGGTCAGGATAGAGAACAAGGTAATCGTGAGGGGCGGGAGAATCCAGCTCAACCTTCACGACGGGCGGAACATTCTGGTTGACTCAAGCGACCACAGGACGGGTGATGTGCTGAAAATCGAGCTC
Coding sequences within it:
- a CDS encoding 30S ribosomal protein S4e, with translation MGKHLKRLAAPVTWKVPRKTAHWITKPSPGPHPLSESLPLTLILRDILHHCDTGQEAKQIIGGRNIMVDGRVVTDPKFPVGLMDVISIPKTGEHFRVLKDRRGRLVLTRIDPEESRWKLVRIENKVIVRGGRIQLNLHDGRNILVDSSDHRTGDVLKIELPGQKIISVIKQSVGSLALLTGGSHVGEIATISGFEEKKNPMPNVVKFKEGFSTIKPYVFVIGVTVPEIKVPQPEVTG
- the rplX gene encoding 50S ribosomal protein L24, translating into MKTTSIQPRKQHLAAVRRNHINRLRAMSAHLSDELLKEYSLRSITVRKGDTVKVVRGSYKDHVGKVVKVFPQRGFITIEGATRTKIDNKTVPLMFRPSKVVITKLDLSDPWRREKLQRFKVAEGILGRETGEVEKKKVKEERERGAEKEEVGEANKRKMGKEKEKVEEKEKKDEGGKKGSKGEMEGGGEVKERGVKGGVEKGTEEAEREGDGGESEIEKVEGNKREVA
- a CDS encoding 50S ribosomal protein L14, producing the protein MRAVPAKVTRGLPKGARLDCADNTGAKVVEVIDVPGYHGVRRRSPAAGVGDMLVVAVKKGTPEMRKQVLRAVVIRQKRPYRRPDGTMIAFEDNAAIIVTENGEVKGSDIKGPVAREAAERWAMIAAKAAMIV